In Rhododendron vialii isolate Sample 1 chromosome 9a, ASM3025357v1, the following are encoded in one genomic region:
- the LOC131299685 gene encoding uncharacterized protein LOC131299685, protein MAEPSGGGGNGNAGEEENQPRGGIETPGSPIDDQTAPEASWITDAEVPSGGSGDGGHAAEGGDGDGRRKPGAVGRTPAVAEPGGPRVRRLNSRSGVEGLVITGLGPAGADDSGSGSGGDDGRSETPPRNPARGKDPMVEEGISGELPVEEVEFRPTVGPSVHVPITRGDFAEFVTEEELGRLLRENLGVVAAVIAAREDRQRQVERVQEEERLRAETERARAEEEAFARETELAEEA, encoded by the coding sequence ATGGCAGAAcccagtggtggtggcggcaatggcaATGCCGGTGAGGAGGAAAACCAACCAAGGGGTGGCATCGAGACTCCGGGGTCTCCAATCGACGATCAGACGGCCCCAGAAGCGTCGTGGATCACTGATGCAGAGGTTCCAAGTGGTGGCAGCGGCGATGGTGGCCATGCAGCAGAGGGCGGCGACGGCGACGGGCGGCGTAAGCCAGGGGCGGTGGGGCGTACGCCAGCTGTTGCTGAGCCAGGGGGTCCACGGGTTCGTCGTCTAAACTCAAGAAGTGGTGTAGAGGGGTTAGTGATCACCGGCCTGGGCCCGGCCGGAGCCGACGACAGCGGCAGTGGTAGTGGTGGCGATGATGGTCGGTCGGAGACACCACCTAGAAACCCGGCAAGGGGTAAGGACCCGATGGTTGAGGAGGGGATATCCGGGGAGTTACCTGTAGAAGAGGTTGAGTTTAGGCCTACAGTGGGGCCTTCGGTGCACGTTCCTATTACGCGCGGAGACTTTGCCGAGTTTGTGACAGAGGAGgagcttggccgtttgctccgAGAGAATctgggggtggtggctgcagtgaTAGCAGCGCGAGAGGATCGGCAAAGACAGGTTGAGAGAGtccaggaggaggagcgcttgagagCGGAGACTGAGAGagccagggccgaggaggaggcctttgcgCGTGAGACCGAGTTAGCCGAGGAGGCTTAG